Sequence from the Candidatus Caldatribacterium sp. genome:
TGTGGTGCCTCTTGTGGAGAGGGGTGAATGGCCGGGACTTCCCCGGGAGGTTTTCCTTCGCCGTCACACGGAGTCCGGCTACTTCATTGCGAGCAACATTCCCCTCCTTGCCCCCTTTCGGAGGCCATTCTTTCACACGAAGAATGGTGGAATGGGGAGGGGCTCCCAGGGGGGCTTCGAGGTGAAGAGATCCCCCTTCTCTCCCGCATCGTGGCCCTTTGTTTGGCTTTCCTTGAGCGGCCCCGCCCTGAGGCCCTTGCCTACATCAGACGAGAGAGCGGTCGGATTTTTGACCCCTTCCTTGCTCGAGAGTTCCTAAGTCTCGTGCAGGAAGGTTTCGCCGAGAACGGCGTATCGAAACTCTGATATAATAGAAGAAACACGAGGAAGAAGGGGTAGCTATGGACGAGCGTAAACTCCGCGAGGATCTTGCTTTCTTTGGTCGGCGAATTCTTGAGGTCGGTCTTGCCGTTGGTCCTGGGGGAAATATCAGCGCCCGATGGGGGAAGAAGATGCTCATTTCTCCGAGTGGTCTCTCCTTTGACGAGGTTCCTCCTGAAGGGTACGTTGCGGTGGACATTGAGACAGGTAAAGTGGAAGGTGAGGGACGGCCCTCTTCAGAGGTGGCCATGCACCGGGCGATTTACCTTGCCCGAAGTGACGTGCAGGCCGTGGTCCATGTGCACCCTCCCTTTGTCATTGGTGTGGCAAGCGGTGGTGGAGAGATTCAACCGATGTTTCCGGATTTCGTGGCTCTCATCCACAAAGTGGTAACCCTTCCCTACATTCTCCCCTGCACGGAAGAGCTTGCCCAGGCGGTTCGGAAAGCTGTGCAGCATGCTGAA
This genomic interval carries:
- a CDS encoding class II aldolase/adducin family protein, which produces MDERKLREDLAFFGRRILEVGLAVGPGGNISARWGKKMLISPSGLSFDEVPPEGYVAVDIETGKVEGEGRPSSEVAMHRAIYLARSDVQAVVHVHPPFVIGVASGGGEIQPMFPDFVALIHKVVTLPYILPCTEELAQAVRKAVQHAEAVVLANHGAITVGATLKEAFYRAQILEEGAKIM